From Virgibacillus natechei, the proteins below share one genomic window:
- a CDS encoding glutathione ABC transporter substrate-binding protein — protein MKMSKNSLLLIAIMVMLSIVLMACASEPDENGSTDDNGEEATDGGDAGEDDAAGEGGDLVIANQSDVVSLDPAGSNDVPSSDVQANIYETLVKQDMDMELQPSLAESWEAVEDDVWEFDLQEGVTFHDGSEFNAEVVKANIERIMDPDVASPRAFLYEMVTDIEVVDDYTVQFTTEYPFSPLPAHLAHSGGAMVALEQVEADYEAMEEGEEPGSVINQNPIGTGYFEFDEWNAGEYVRLTNNEDYWDGQALLDTVTFKVVGEDLTRVAEITTGDTHIANPLSPSDIGQIEAEDGAHVHDQGSVSLSYIGFNMEKEPFDDERVRQAVSMAIDKDQIIDGIYDGVGIPAIGPIPPDVFGYDDSVSGIEHNLEEAEDLLAEAGYEDGFSTTLWTNDQRERIDAATNVQAQLEEIGIEVEVEILEWGAYLDQTANGEHDMFVLGWSTATGDADYSMHPLFHSDNVGEPGNRTFTENDELDALLEEGRQAADPEDREEIYSEAQELLVDIAPMLYLHHQEFLLSVRDEVKGFELLPTQILQLKDVYIEE, from the coding sequence ATGAAAATGTCTAAAAATTCACTGTTATTAATAGCGATAATGGTGATGCTCAGCATTGTCTTAATGGCATGCGCAAGTGAACCTGATGAAAACGGTTCAACGGATGATAATGGTGAAGAAGCAACAGACGGCGGAGACGCTGGTGAAGATGATGCAGCAGGCGAAGGTGGCGATTTAGTGATCGCTAATCAGTCTGATGTTGTTTCATTAGATCCAGCTGGTTCCAATGATGTGCCTTCCAGTGATGTACAGGCAAACATATACGAAACCTTGGTGAAACAAGATATGGACATGGAACTTCAACCAAGCCTTGCAGAAAGTTGGGAAGCTGTTGAGGATGATGTATGGGAGTTCGATCTACAAGAAGGTGTAACTTTCCATGATGGTTCAGAATTTAATGCAGAAGTTGTTAAAGCAAATATAGAACGTATTATGGATCCTGATGTGGCTTCCCCACGCGCGTTTTTATATGAAATGGTTACCGATATCGAAGTGGTAGACGATTATACGGTTCAATTCACAACTGAATATCCGTTCTCCCCACTCCCAGCACACCTTGCACATAGTGGTGGTGCCATGGTTGCTTTGGAACAAGTTGAAGCAGATTATGAGGCGATGGAAGAAGGCGAAGAGCCAGGAAGTGTAATTAACCAGAATCCGATAGGTACTGGCTACTTTGAATTTGATGAATGGAACGCAGGTGAGTATGTTCGTTTGACAAATAATGAAGATTATTGGGACGGCCAAGCTTTACTTGATACCGTAACATTTAAGGTGGTAGGTGAAGACCTAACACGAGTTGCTGAGATTACAACAGGCGACACACATATTGCTAACCCGCTCAGCCCATCTGATATTGGACAAATTGAAGCTGAAGATGGCGCGCACGTACATGACCAAGGAAGTGTGAGTTTATCTTATATTGGTTTTAATATGGAAAAAGAGCCATTTGATGATGAGCGTGTTCGTCAGGCTGTATCCATGGCTATAGATAAAGATCAAATTATTGATGGTATCTATGATGGCGTTGGTATTCCTGCTATTGGGCCTATACCGCCAGATGTATTCGGTTATGATGACAGTGTATCTGGTATTGAGCATAACCTGGAAGAAGCGGAAGATCTTTTAGCTGAAGCAGGGTACGAAGATGGTTTCTCTACAACGCTTTGGACGAACGATCAACGTGAACGTATCGACGCAGCAACAAATGTTCAAGCACAGCTTGAGGAAATTGGTATTGAAGTAGAAGTAGAAATTCTTGAATGGGGTGCTTATCTAGACCAAACTGCAAATGGTGAGCATGACATGTTTGTTCTGGGTTGGTCAACTGCAACAGGTGATGCAGATTACTCGATGCACCCACTGTTCCACTCTGACAACGTTGGGGAGCCAGGTAATCGTACATTCACTGAAAACGATGAACTCGATGCACTCTTAGAAGAAGGCCGTCAAGCAGCGGATCCAGAAGATCGAGAAGAAATTTATAGTGAAGCACAAGAATTGTTAGTAGACATTGCACCAATGCTTTATCTACACCACCAAGAATTCTTACTAAGTGTACGTGATGAAGTAAAAGGATTTGAGTTGCTACCAACACAAATCTTACAACTTAAAGATGTTTATATTGAAGAATAG
- a CDS encoding ABC transporter permease, with protein MSQETQKIDNSKTATEPPKTRFKNLKIVYNKIKQNKAAMIGGILILFFIIVAIVGPYLTTNTPESQDLVNKLAPPSAENWFGTDSFGRDIFTRIIYGMSLTLYIGFASVALGATAGVILGLISGYYGRRTDSIIMRIMDVLLAFPGILLALAIVSVLGGSLENVILAVAISSIPVFARIVRGSTLSVKNLEYIDAMKSLGASDTRIIFKHIFPNVTSPIIVQATLSIATAVISASGLSFLGLGAQPPTPEWGAMLADGRNYLYNAWHVAFFPGVMIVAVVLAFNILGDGLRDALDPKIKE; from the coding sequence ATGAGTCAAGAGACACAAAAAATAGACAATTCTAAAACTGCAACTGAGCCGCCTAAAACCCGGTTTAAAAATTTAAAAATTGTTTATAACAAAATCAAACAAAATAAAGCTGCGATGATCGGTGGTATTTTAATACTTTTTTTTATAATTGTCGCAATAGTCGGTCCGTATTTAACAACAAATACGCCGGAATCACAAGACCTTGTAAACAAACTAGCCCCGCCTTCAGCTGAGAATTGGTTTGGTACTGATAGTTTTGGCCGTGATATTTTCACCCGTATTATATATGGTATGTCTCTAACCCTGTACATAGGTTTTGCATCTGTAGCATTAGGTGCTACGGCGGGCGTAATACTTGGACTTATTTCTGGTTATTACGGCAGACGTACGGATTCTATTATTATGAGAATAATGGATGTACTGTTAGCTTTCCCTGGTATTCTGTTAGCTCTAGCTATTGTTAGTGTGCTAGGTGGTAGTTTGGAAAATGTCATTCTTGCAGTTGCCATATCCTCGATTCCAGTTTTCGCAAGGATTGTTCGTGGATCTACGCTTTCAGTGAAGAACCTTGAATACATAGATGCCATGAAATCACTAGGTGCAAGTGATACCCGTATTATTTTTAAACATATATTTCCAAATGTTACATCGCCAATTATCGTTCAGGCTACTTTAAGTATTGCTACAGCTGTAATATCAGCAAGTGGACTTTCATTCCTTGGACTTGGTGCTCAGCCACCAACACCGGAATGGGGAGCTATGCTGGCAGACGGACGAAACTACTTATATAATGCCTGGCACGTTGCATTCTTTCCAGGTGTTATGATTGTTGCAGTAGTTCTAGCATTTAACATTCTTGGTGATGGATTAAGAGATGCACTTGATCCGAAGATAAAAGAGTAG
- a CDS encoding ABC transporter permease: protein MFKFIIRRLIQTIPVLIGVSILVFSLMHLIPGNPAQIMAGESAPTETVENIEERLGLNDPLPVQYFSYVSNAVQGDLGNSIRSGRPVTDEIGGRFWVTVELAIYSTVLSVFMGLIAGIISATRKYSFADTFLMIVALFGLSMPNFWLGLMLIQWFAIGIDLPSWVPFLNDTAWFSPSGWGNISQIILPVITLGTAGAAVIARMTRSSMLDVIDQDYIRTARAKGVKERTVVYRHALKNALIPVVTVVGLQFGTLLGGTVLTETVFAINGMGKLIIDSINARDFPIVQGSILVVAALFVLVNLLVDITYRLLNKRIDFD, encoded by the coding sequence ATGTTTAAATTTATTATAAGACGTCTTATCCAAACCATTCCGGTTTTAATCGGAGTTTCCATTCTAGTGTTTAGTTTAATGCACCTGATTCCTGGTAATCCTGCTCAAATTATGGCAGGTGAGAGTGCACCAACAGAAACAGTAGAAAATATAGAGGAACGTTTAGGTTTAAATGATCCTTTACCCGTACAGTATTTCAGTTATGTTTCAAATGCCGTTCAAGGGGATTTAGGAAACTCCATTCGATCAGGTCGACCCGTTACGGATGAAATCGGTGGGCGATTTTGGGTAACCGTAGAGCTCGCAATTTATAGTACCGTCCTAAGTGTTTTTATGGGGTTAATAGCCGGAATTATATCTGCTACAAGAAAGTACTCGTTTGCTGACACGTTCCTTATGATCGTTGCTTTATTCGGACTTTCCATGCCTAACTTCTGGTTAGGATTAATGTTAATACAATGGTTTGCGATTGGTATTGATTTGCCAAGCTGGGTGCCATTTTTAAATGATACAGCATGGTTTTCACCATCCGGTTGGGGAAATATTTCACAAATCATCTTACCTGTGATCACACTGGGAACAGCTGGCGCGGCAGTAATTGCGCGCATGACTCGTTCTAGTATGCTGGATGTTATTGATCAGGATTACATTCGTACAGCAAGAGCAAAAGGCGTTAAAGAACGAACCGTCGTTTACCGTCATGCACTAAAAAACGCGCTGATTCCTGTTGTTACAGTAGTAGGATTGCAATTCGGTACGCTTCTCGGTGGCACCGTCTTAACGGAAACTGTTTTTGCGATTAATGGTATGGGTAAATTAATTATTGACTCCATCAATGCTAGGGACTTCCCAATCGTCCAAGGTTCCATACTTGTAGTAGCTGCATTGTTCGTGTTGGTAAACTTACTCGTTGATATAACCTATCGCCTCTTAAACAAGCGAATTGATTTTGATTAA
- a CDS encoding ABC transporter ATP-binding protein → MTNENNLLELKDLQTSFFTKDIEVKAVDGVTFSLPKGKTLGVVGESGSGKSITSLSILRLIDEPGEIVGGEINFKGENLLDKKETEMRKIRGNEISMIFQEPMTSLNPTYTVGQQINESYMIHQGLGKKEARERSIEMLELVGIPSPKKRIDQYPHELSGGMRQRVMIAMALACNPDLLVADEPTTALDVTIQAQILDLIKDLQERLDMGVLFITHDLGVVAETCDYVAVMYGGQIVEYEDVKTLFNNPKHPYTVGLLNSIPPNDHDIEGDLPVIRGSVPSPADMPEGCRFAPRCPFATDLCREKLPELETDEHGNQIRCWIYTDEWDGDPEVNVDDERTSKSY, encoded by the coding sequence ATGACAAATGAGAATAATTTACTAGAATTAAAAGATCTGCAGACATCTTTCTTCACGAAAGACATAGAGGTCAAAGCTGTTGATGGCGTAACATTTTCCCTTCCAAAAGGGAAAACGCTTGGCGTCGTAGGTGAGTCTGGGTCTGGGAAAAGTATAACATCTCTTTCCATACTCCGCCTCATCGATGAACCTGGTGAAATTGTTGGTGGAGAGATAAATTTTAAAGGAGAAAACCTTCTCGACAAGAAAGAAACAGAAATGAGAAAAATACGTGGTAATGAAATTTCTATGATCTTTCAGGAACCCATGACTTCCTTAAACCCTACTTACACAGTGGGACAGCAAATTAATGAATCCTATATGATACACCAAGGCCTAGGAAAAAAAGAAGCTAGAGAGCGCTCTATTGAGATGTTAGAACTTGTAGGTATCCCTTCACCTAAAAAAAGAATTGACCAATACCCACATGAACTTTCAGGTGGTATGAGACAAAGGGTAATGATCGCGATGGCGCTTGCATGTAACCCTGACCTTTTAGTAGCGGATGAACCTACAACGGCACTTGATGTAACGATACAAGCGCAAATTCTTGATTTGATAAAAGATTTACAAGAACGACTAGATATGGGGGTACTATTTATCACCCATGATCTAGGTGTTGTTGCTGAAACATGTGATTATGTTGCAGTAATGTACGGTGGACAAATAGTAGAATACGAAGATGTAAAAACACTCTTTAATAATCCAAAGCATCCATATACAGTTGGGTTACTTAACTCTATTCCTCCAAATGATCACGATATTGAAGGGGATCTACCAGTTATTAGAGGTTCTGTACCAAGTCCAGCTGATATGCCAGAAGGGTGCCGCTTTGCACCACGTTGTCCATTTGCGACAGATCTATGCAGAGAAAAATTACCAGAACTAGAAACAGATGAACATGGCAATCAAATTCGCTGTTGGATTTATACAGACGAATGGGATGGCGATCCGGAGGTGAATGTTGATGACGAAAGAACTTCTAAAAGTTACTGA
- a CDS encoding ABC transporter ATP-binding protein yields MTKELLKVTDLEQHFPIKGGILGRTVNHVKAVDGVTFSIYEGETVSIVGESGCGKSTTGRAVLRLDEPTSGEVEFDGEDLLSFNKKKMNETRKNMQAIFQDPYASINPRQTVRQVLKEAMQIQNVTPKDEQDERVIELMATVGLGAHQADRLPHEFSGGQRQRIGIARALSVNPQLIIADEAVSALDVSVQAQVINLLKKLQRDFDLTYLFISHDLGVVRHISDRVIVMYLGKIVEIADKKSLFSNAHHPYTKALLSAIPSTDTESKKERITLKGDVPSPINPPTGCRFHTRCPFATDKCVNEVPELRNTDGMADGHQAACHYMEEIISGEHQPTK; encoded by the coding sequence ATGACGAAAGAACTTCTAAAAGTTACTGATCTAGAACAACACTTCCCGATTAAAGGGGGGATACTAGGTCGAACAGTAAATCATGTGAAAGCAGTTGACGGTGTTACTTTTTCTATTTATGAAGGTGAGACAGTAAGTATTGTGGGTGAGTCTGGTTGTGGTAAATCCACTACTGGACGTGCAGTTCTTAGACTTGATGAACCAACGAGTGGTGAAGTAGAATTCGACGGAGAAGATCTGCTCTCCTTTAACAAAAAGAAAATGAACGAAACACGTAAAAATATGCAGGCGATTTTTCAGGATCCATATGCATCAATCAACCCCCGTCAAACGGTACGTCAAGTATTAAAAGAGGCAATGCAAATCCAAAACGTTACACCAAAAGACGAGCAAGATGAACGAGTGATTGAGCTTATGGCAACGGTTGGCCTAGGAGCTCATCAGGCAGATCGCTTACCACATGAATTTAGTGGTGGACAACGGCAAAGAATCGGCATTGCTCGTGCATTATCTGTTAACCCACAGCTTATTATTGCTGATGAAGCAGTGTCCGCTTTAGATGTATCCGTTCAGGCACAAGTAATTAACTTGTTGAAAAAATTACAACGTGACTTTGATTTAACCTATCTCTTTATTTCTCATGATCTTGGTGTCGTACGTCATATATCAGACCGTGTTATCGTGATGTATTTAGGGAAGATCGTGGAGATTGCAGACAAAAAGTCATTGTTCTCAAACGCACATCATCCCTACACGAAGGCTTTGTTATCTGCCATTCCAAGTACGGATACAGAATCAAAAAAAGAAAGAATTACCCTAAAAGGTGATGTTCCGTCACCAATTAATCCACCAACAGGGTGCCGATTCCATACACGTTGTCCATTTGCAACGGATAAATGTGTTAATGAGGTTCCTGAACTACGTAACACGGATGGCATGGCTGATGGGCATCAAGCTGCCTGCCATTATATGGAGGAAATAATTTCAGGTGAACATCAACCTACGAAGTAA